A genomic region of Exiguobacterium sp. Helios contains the following coding sequences:
- a CDS encoding 3D domain-containing protein — MIRSITYMTIGCTLLLVASLLYVMMDHPRDVTIMVDGRQTKVETLETSVFGVLQEAGISVRPQDVIEPALSADLPKNDLIVIQPAKEITLIMGYGEARTIRTQARRVDDLLKEQGISQMLETDDVYPSKEAVLTSGMTVRYREAFPVELIVEGKAREVYTYQTTVRELLSMQGVKLQTEDKVMPGLETVVAKDMLVTVNTTRRAVLTEQQLLPFEVETIEDDTLPAGEQLVTKSGRPGIRTQKYQLTLADGLSKEKKLIANEVTSEPVKQVVKVGTKPVEPVEAVTTPTPTPAFDTEKATVPLAEVPKAAADLDFSKAKTLMVEATAYTNNPASNGSQLYDGRALTATGYDVTDTITYQGLPIIAVDPKVIPLGTKVYVEGVGLAIALDTGGAIKGNKIDVLVEGESTAKQFGRKTIQVWVIPNDTTEAGT; from the coding sequence ATGATTCGATCGATTACGTATATGACAATCGGCTGTACCCTATTGTTGGTTGCGAGCCTGCTTTATGTAATGATGGACCATCCGCGTGATGTCACGATCATGGTGGATGGTCGACAAACAAAAGTCGAGACGCTTGAGACATCCGTTTTCGGTGTCTTGCAGGAAGCCGGTATTTCAGTTCGACCACAAGATGTCATCGAACCGGCACTGAGTGCTGATCTTCCGAAAAACGATTTGATCGTCATTCAACCGGCCAAAGAAATTACACTAATCATGGGGTATGGTGAAGCGCGGACGATCCGGACGCAAGCCCGCCGCGTCGACGATCTGTTAAAAGAACAGGGAATCAGTCAAATGTTAGAGACAGATGACGTGTATCCTTCAAAAGAAGCCGTTTTGACAAGCGGAATGACCGTCCGGTACCGGGAGGCATTCCCGGTCGAGCTGATTGTCGAAGGAAAAGCCCGCGAAGTCTATACGTACCAAACGACGGTGCGGGAACTGCTGTCGATGCAGGGGGTTAAGCTCCAGACGGAAGATAAGGTCATGCCTGGTCTAGAGACAGTCGTCGCAAAGGATATGCTGGTCACGGTCAATACGACGCGTCGTGCCGTGCTGACGGAACAACAGCTGTTACCATTTGAAGTCGAGACCATCGAAGACGACACGTTGCCGGCGGGTGAACAGTTGGTTACGAAATCCGGCCGGCCGGGCATCCGGACACAAAAATATCAATTGACCCTCGCGGACGGTTTAAGCAAGGAAAAGAAACTGATTGCTAATGAAGTTACGAGTGAACCGGTCAAACAAGTCGTCAAGGTCGGAACAAAACCGGTCGAACCGGTTGAGGCCGTGACGACACCGACACCAACACCGGCGTTTGATACGGAAAAAGCGACGGTACCGTTAGCAGAAGTGCCTAAAGCGGCAGCCGATTTGGATTTTAGCAAAGCGAAAACGCTGATGGTCGAAGCAACAGCTTATACGAATAATCCCGCTTCCAATGGCAGCCAGCTGTATGACGGACGGGCTTTGACAGCAACCGGCTATGATGTAACGGATACGATCACGTATCAAGGACTGCCGATTATCGCCGTTGATCCGAAAGTCATTCCGCTCGGAACCAAGGTGTACGTCGAAGGGGTCGGACTGGCGATCGCCCTCGACACAGGCGGTGCCATCAAAGGCAATAAAATCGATGTACTCGTTGAAGGGGAGTCGACCGCCAAACAGTTTGGCCGGAAGACGATCCAAGTCTGGGTCATCCCGAACGATACGACGGAAGCGGGTACTTGA
- a CDS encoding AbrB/MazE/SpoVT family DNA-binding domain-containing protein translates to MKSTGIVRKVDELGRVVIPIELRRTLQIAEKDALEIYVDNEQIILKKYKPNMTCQVTGEVSDDNFKLADGKLILSPDGAQRVLVELKDFLDRHYAGNE, encoded by the coding sequence ATGAAATCAACAGGTATTGTACGTAAAGTAGATGAACTCGGACGGGTCGTTATTCCAATCGAACTTCGTCGTACTCTTCAAATTGCAGAGAAGGATGCTCTTGAGATTTATGTCGACAACGAGCAAATCATCCTTAAAAAATACAAACCAAACATGACTTGCCAAGTAACAGGCGAAGTATCAGACGATAACTTCAAATTAGCAGATGGTAAATTGATTCTCTCTCCAGATGGCGCACAACGTGTCCTCGTTGAGTTAAAAGATTTCCTCGACCGTCATTACGCTGGAAACGAATAA
- the metG gene encoding methionine--tRNA ligase: MAKTFYITTPIYYPSAKLHIGHAYTTVAGDAMARYKRLQGFDVRYLTGTDEHGQKIQEKAKEAGVSEQEFVDGVVEQIKVLWDRLDISYDDYIRTTESRHKEVVERVFETLLEKGDIYLGEYEGWYSVPDETYYTESQLVDGKSPDSGHPVELVREECYFFRISQYADRLVEYYEANPSFILPESRKHEMINNFIKPGLQDLAVSRTTFDWGVKVPSNPKHVVYVWVDALTNYISSLGYGTDDQGNFDKYWPADVHLVGKEIVRFHTIVWPALLMALDLPLPKQVFAHGWLLMKDGKMSKSKGNVVDPVPMIDRYGLDALRYYLLREVPFGSDGMFTPEAFVERMNFDLANDLGNLLNRTIAMITKYFDGVIPTYAGNVTPFDETLSTLAKETVEKVEASMEHMEFSVALSHIWQLISRANKYIDETQPWVLAKDETKTKELASSMVHLVGALRHVAIMLQPFMTRSPKEIFRQLGLEGQPMDWAALEQFATVEEGTKVGTAEPIFPRRDMKEEVEAIVEMMKQASAARVEEETEVEEADTDVRPETTIDVFDQIELRVGEVVTAEKIKKAKKLLKLTVDMGKETRQIVSGIAEWYEPEDLVGRKVIVVANLKPVTLRGELSQGMVLAAEKSGKLELATVPSTMANGASVK; this comes from the coding sequence ATGGCAAAAACATTTTATATCACTACACCGATTTACTATCCTAGCGCTAAGCTACATATCGGTCACGCCTATACGACAGTCGCAGGGGACGCGATGGCGCGTTACAAACGACTTCAGGGATTTGATGTCCGTTACTTAACCGGAACGGATGAGCACGGACAAAAAATTCAAGAAAAAGCGAAGGAAGCCGGCGTTTCCGAGCAGGAGTTCGTCGATGGTGTCGTTGAACAAATCAAAGTCTTATGGGACCGTCTTGATATTTCCTATGATGATTATATCCGGACGACAGAATCACGTCATAAAGAAGTCGTTGAACGCGTTTTCGAGACATTACTCGAAAAAGGTGATATTTATCTTGGAGAATACGAAGGCTGGTATTCTGTTCCGGATGAGACGTATTATACGGAATCACAGCTCGTCGACGGTAAAAGTCCGGACAGCGGTCATCCGGTCGAACTTGTCCGGGAAGAGTGTTACTTCTTCCGGATCAGTCAATATGCGGATCGTTTAGTAGAGTATTATGAAGCAAATCCATCGTTCATTTTACCGGAATCACGGAAACATGAGATGATTAATAACTTCATCAAACCGGGTTTACAAGATCTTGCTGTTTCCCGGACGACATTCGATTGGGGTGTCAAAGTCCCGTCCAATCCGAAACACGTCGTGTACGTATGGGTTGATGCGTTAACGAACTACATCTCGTCACTTGGATACGGAACAGACGACCAAGGAAACTTTGATAAGTACTGGCCGGCTGATGTCCACCTCGTCGGAAAAGAAATCGTTCGTTTCCACACAATCGTCTGGCCTGCTCTCTTGATGGCACTCGACTTACCACTTCCAAAACAAGTGTTTGCACATGGTTGGTTGTTGATGAAAGACGGCAAGATGTCGAAATCAAAAGGAAATGTCGTTGATCCGGTTCCGATGATTGATCGGTACGGACTCGATGCGTTACGTTATTACCTGCTTCGGGAAGTACCGTTCGGTTCAGACGGGATGTTCACACCGGAAGCATTCGTCGAACGGATGAACTTTGATTTAGCGAATGACCTAGGGAACTTACTCAACCGGACGATTGCGATGATCACGAAGTATTTCGACGGCGTCATTCCGACGTATGCCGGAAACGTGACACCGTTTGACGAAACGTTGTCGACACTGGCCAAAGAAACGGTCGAGAAGGTCGAAGCTTCGATGGAACACATGGAGTTCTCGGTTGCTTTATCGCACATTTGGCAATTGATCAGCCGTGCCAATAAATACATCGATGAGACACAACCGTGGGTACTCGCAAAAGATGAAACGAAAACAAAAGAACTCGCTTCATCGATGGTCCACCTGGTTGGTGCGTTGCGCCACGTCGCAATCATGTTACAACCGTTTATGACACGTTCGCCAAAAGAAATCTTCCGTCAACTCGGTCTTGAAGGACAACCGATGGACTGGGCAGCACTTGAACAGTTCGCAACTGTTGAAGAGGGGACGAAGGTCGGTACGGCAGAACCAATCTTCCCGCGTCGCGATATGAAAGAAGAGGTCGAAGCCATCGTTGAGATGATGAAACAAGCTTCTGCTGCGCGCGTCGAAGAAGAGACGGAAGTCGAAGAGGCAGACACGGATGTTCGTCCGGAAACGACGATTGATGTGTTTGACCAAATCGAGTTACGCGTCGGAGAAGTCGTTACAGCTGAAAAAATCAAAAAAGCAAAAAAATTGCTGAAGCTGACGGTCGACATGGGGAAAGAAACACGACAAATCGTTTCAGGAATCGCTGAATGGTATGAGCCGGAAGATTTAGTCGGTCGGAAAGTCATCGTCGTCGCCAATTTAAAACCGGTCACATTACGGGGAGAATTGTCGCAAGGAATGGTGCTCGCTGCCGAGAAATCAGGTAAACTTGAATTAGCTACCGTACCATCAACGATGGCGAACGGGGCAAGCGTAAAATAA
- a CDS encoding Veg family protein, with product MPKTLNEIRHVFETHVGERLTLKASGGRKKVVTRIGTLVETYPSVFVVKLDAERHNVERVSYSYADVLTDSVQIEFANS from the coding sequence ATGCCAAAGACGTTGAACGAAATCAGACATGTATTTGAAACACATGTAGGTGAAAGACTGACGCTAAAAGCAAGCGGCGGTCGTAAAAAGGTCGTAACCCGAATCGGAACGCTCGTTGAGACGTATCCATCGGTGTTTGTAGTCAAGCTAGACGCAGAGCGCCACAATGTCGAGCGAGTTTCTTATAGCTACGCCGACGTGTTAACCGACTCCGTACAAATCGAATTCGCGAATTCGTAA
- the spoVG gene encoding septation regulator SpoVG, with the protein MNVTDVKIRRVVAEGRMKALASITLDHEFVVHDLRVIEGNSGLFVAMPSKRTQEGIFRDVAHPINALMRKKVEDSVLEAYAIREENGEASEFELTALEATDPS; encoded by the coding sequence ATGAATGTCACCGACGTCAAGATTCGTCGCGTCGTAGCAGAGGGTCGAATGAAAGCACTGGCTTCGATTACGCTTGACCACGAATTTGTGGTACATGATTTACGCGTGATTGAAGGGAACAGCGGTCTTTTCGTCGCGATGCCAAGCAAGCGGACACAGGAAGGCATCTTTCGTGATGTCGCCCATCCAATCAATGCATTAATGCGAAAAAAAGTCGAAGATTCAGTACTAGAAGCATACGCGATTCGTGAAGAAAACGGTGAGGCGTCAGAATTTGAACTGACGGCGCTCGAAGCAACCGATCCTTCCTAA
- a CDS encoding ribose-phosphate diphosphokinase, which yields MSTVLEHEIRIFALNSNKPLAEEIAKVIGIPVSESSVKHFSDGEISMNIEESVRGDDIYIIQSTSQPVNENLMELLIMIDALKRASARTINVVIPYYGYARQDRKARSREPITAKLVANLLEVAGATRVVTMDLHAAQIQGFFDIPVDQLMGVPLLASYFEKKNIDPNELVIVSPDHGGVTRARKLAEQLKAPIAIIDKRRPKPNVAEVMNIVGQVDGKIAIIIDDIIDTAGTITLAANALIENGAKQVYACCTHPVLSGPAMERIENSAIEELVVLNTIDLTKRECASKIKQISVARLLAEAIIRVHEQKSISPLFS from the coding sequence ATGTCTACTGTCTTAGAACATGAAATTCGTATTTTCGCACTTAACTCGAACAAACCACTGGCAGAGGAAATCGCTAAAGTCATCGGAATCCCTGTCAGCGAAAGTTCAGTCAAACACTTCAGTGACGGCGAAATTTCAATGAACATCGAAGAAAGCGTCCGTGGGGATGATATCTACATCATTCAATCGACAAGCCAACCGGTCAACGAAAACTTGATGGAGCTTCTCATCATGATTGACGCTTTAAAACGTGCTTCTGCGCGGACGATTAACGTCGTTATTCCGTATTACGGATATGCACGTCAAGACCGCAAAGCCCGTTCACGTGAGCCGATCACAGCGAAGCTTGTAGCGAACTTACTTGAAGTAGCCGGTGCGACACGCGTCGTGACGATGGATCTTCATGCTGCACAAATCCAAGGATTCTTCGATATTCCAGTAGATCAATTAATGGGTGTTCCCCTGCTTGCTTCTTACTTCGAGAAGAAGAACATCGACCCGAACGAACTTGTCATCGTTTCTCCAGACCATGGCGGTGTGACACGGGCACGTAAATTAGCGGAACAATTAAAAGCACCAATCGCAATCATCGATAAGCGTCGTCCGAAACCGAACGTCGCAGAAGTCATGAACATCGTCGGACAAGTCGATGGCAAGATTGCCATTATCATTGACGATATCATTGATACAGCGGGTACAATCACGCTTGCTGCCAACGCCTTGATCGAAAACGGAGCGAAGCAAGTGTATGCCTGCTGTACGCACCCGGTTCTCTCAGGTCCAGCGATGGAGCGGATTGAAAACTCGGCAATCGAAGAACTCGTCGTCTTGAACACAATCGATTTGACGAAACGTGAATGTGCAAGCAAAATCAAACAAATCTCAGTTGCACGCTTGTTGGCAGAAGCCATCATCCGTGTTCACGAACAAAAATCAATCAGCCCGCTCTTCAGCTGA
- the rsmA gene encoding 16S rRNA (adenine(1518)-N(6)/adenine(1519)-N(6))-dimethyltransferase RsmA, whose translation MKDIATLHRTKEILAKHGFSFKKSLGQNFLIDLNVLGNIVGAANLTPESGVLEIGPGIGSLTEQSAKQAKKVVALEIDQRLLPILEDSLAPYPHVKVIHGDALELDLETIVDEEFTQQGITDLAVVANLPYYVTTPIIMRILEARTPFRTLIMMIQKEVAERIGAKPGTKAYGSLSIAIQYYAEAEVCFTVPKHVFIPAPNVDSAVIRLNIRKEPAVKTLDEKLFFEVTRASFAQRRKTILNNLSSHFGKAEKEAVEAALHEAGIDPRRRGETLSLQEFAQLADALLPIKKR comes from the coding sequence TTGAAAGACATCGCTACATTGCACCGGACGAAGGAAATCTTGGCCAAACACGGATTTTCATTTAAAAAGTCCTTGGGACAAAACTTTTTAATCGATTTAAATGTACTCGGAAACATCGTCGGTGCCGCTAATCTGACACCGGAAAGCGGTGTGCTTGAGATTGGTCCCGGTATCGGCTCATTAACGGAACAATCAGCAAAACAGGCGAAAAAAGTTGTGGCGCTCGAAATCGATCAACGGCTCTTACCGATTCTTGAAGACTCACTTGCTCCGTACCCCCACGTGAAAGTCATTCATGGGGATGCACTGGAACTGGATCTTGAAACGATCGTTGACGAAGAATTCACGCAACAAGGGATTACGGATCTCGCCGTCGTGGCGAACCTTCCTTACTACGTGACAACACCAATCATTATGCGTATTTTAGAAGCCCGTACTCCGTTCCGGACACTCATCATGATGATTCAAAAAGAAGTGGCGGAACGAATCGGGGCAAAACCGGGAACGAAGGCGTACGGTTCATTGTCGATCGCCATTCAGTATTATGCGGAGGCAGAAGTCTGTTTCACGGTACCGAAACACGTCTTCATTCCGGCACCGAACGTCGATTCAGCGGTCATCCGTTTAAATATTCGCAAGGAGCCGGCAGTCAAGACGCTGGATGAGAAACTCTTCTTCGAAGTGACACGTGCCAGTTTCGCTCAACGCCGGAAAACGATTTTGAATAACTTATCCAGCCATTTCGGTAAAGCGGAAAAAGAGGCGGTCGAAGCGGCCTTACATGAAGCGGGTATTGATCCACGCCGCCGTGGCGAGACGCTCAGCCTGCAGGAATTTGCACAGCTGGCCGATGCACTTTTGCCGATTAAAAAACGTTGA
- the purR gene encoding pur operon repressor — protein MKIRRSGRLVDMTRYLLDHPHHLVSLTIFAERYSSAKSSISEDLDIVSEMLEHEGTGRLVTVPGAAGGVMFIPTWSSAKALPFIDELCERVARPDRLLPGGYLYLTDLLGDPRMVKQMGQVFASVFSQKKVDVVMTIATKGIPLAYAVAEQLGVPFVIVRSDSRVTEGSTVSINYVSGSSKAIRTMALARRSLPRGANVLLIDDFMKAGGTIRGMMSLLSEFEANVAGVGVLIEAEGAEKKMVSEYVSLMKLSDVDVDLGQIQVKRGNVDQYFTDVENT, from the coding sequence ATGAAAATTCGGAGAAGTGGTCGGTTGGTAGACATGACACGTTACCTGCTGGATCATCCGCATCATCTGGTCTCATTGACGATCTTCGCAGAACGGTACAGCTCTGCGAAATCTTCGATCAGTGAAGATTTAGATATTGTCAGCGAAATGTTGGAGCATGAAGGAACAGGACGACTCGTTACGGTTCCGGGAGCCGCGGGAGGCGTCATGTTCATCCCTACATGGAGCAGCGCAAAGGCGTTGCCGTTTATCGATGAGTTATGTGAACGTGTCGCACGACCGGATCGTCTGTTACCGGGGGGCTACTTGTATTTGACGGACTTGCTCGGAGATCCGCGGATGGTGAAACAGATGGGACAAGTGTTTGCTTCTGTCTTCAGCCAGAAAAAAGTCGACGTCGTCATGACGATTGCGACAAAAGGAATCCCGCTTGCTTATGCCGTCGCCGAACAGTTGGGTGTACCGTTCGTCATCGTCCGCTCGGACAGCCGGGTGACGGAAGGTTCGACCGTCAGCATCAACTATGTTTCCGGCTCATCGAAAGCAATCCGGACGATGGCTCTTGCGAGACGCAGTTTACCGCGCGGTGCGAACGTCCTGCTGATTGACGATTTCATGAAAGCCGGCGGAACGATCCGGGGGATGATGAGTCTGCTGAGTGAGTTTGAAGCGAACGTAGCAGGTGTCGGTGTGTTGATCGAAGCAGAGGGTGCCGAGAAGAAGATGGTCAGTGAGTACGTCAGTCTGATGAAGCTTTCGGATGTTGATGTGGATCTTGGACAGATTCAAGTGAAACGGGGAAACGTCGACCAGTATTTCACAGACGTAGAAAATACCTGA
- the glmU gene encoding bifunctional UDP-N-acetylglucosamine diphosphorylase/glucosamine-1-phosphate N-acetyltransferase GlmU: MNHFAVILAAGKGTRMKSKLYKVLHPVAGKPMVQHVVDQLTTLGVTRQVVIVGHGAESVKEVLGTSVEYALQSEQLGTGHAVQMAEPVLGQEKGSTLVVCGDTPLLTSETLQSLLQHHAETGAKVTVLTAHADDATGYGRIVRGEDGNVSKIVEHKDANAEELLIKEINTGTYVFDNEMLFAALKEVKNDNVQGEYYLPDVIEIAKADGETIAAYAAATFEETIGVNDRVALAQAETSMRKRTNEHWMRQGVTFIDPASTYIGPDVVIGSDTVLYPGTQLLGKTTIGSECIIGPNSDIRDSEVADQAVVRQSVVTDSRIGAAAQVGPFAHLRQQAVLGANTRIGNFVEVKKSTFGEGSKSAHLSYVGDATIGTNVNLGCGSITVNYDGTNKFQTVIEDDAFIGCNVNLIAPVTVGKNALVAAGSTVTDDVPENGLAIARERQITKPDYR; the protein is encoded by the coding sequence ATGAATCATTTCGCGGTAATTCTAGCAGCGGGTAAAGGCACTCGGATGAAATCAAAGCTATATAAAGTACTTCACCCAGTAGCTGGGAAACCTATGGTACAACATGTCGTTGATCAATTGACGACACTCGGTGTCACGCGTCAAGTCGTCATCGTCGGTCACGGTGCAGAGTCTGTTAAAGAAGTGCTCGGCACATCGGTGGAATATGCACTTCAAAGCGAGCAGCTTGGCACGGGTCATGCTGTTCAAATGGCAGAACCTGTCCTTGGACAGGAGAAAGGCTCGACACTTGTCGTCTGCGGAGACACTCCCCTTTTGACAAGTGAGACGTTACAATCTCTCTTGCAACATCATGCAGAAACAGGCGCGAAAGTAACTGTTTTAACAGCGCATGCGGATGATGCGACGGGGTATGGACGAATCGTTCGTGGGGAAGACGGCAACGTCTCGAAAATCGTCGAGCACAAAGATGCGAACGCAGAAGAACTTCTCATTAAAGAAATCAATACCGGAACGTACGTATTTGACAATGAGATGTTATTCGCTGCTTTAAAAGAAGTTAAGAATGATAATGTCCAAGGTGAGTACTACTTACCGGATGTCATCGAAATCGCAAAAGCAGACGGTGAAACGATTGCGGCCTATGCGGCAGCGACGTTTGAAGAAACGATTGGTGTCAATGACCGGGTTGCCCTGGCGCAGGCGGAAACGTCAATGCGGAAGCGGACGAATGAACATTGGATGCGTCAAGGCGTTACGTTCATCGATCCGGCGTCTACGTATATCGGACCGGATGTCGTGATTGGTTCGGATACGGTCCTGTACCCGGGAACACAATTGCTTGGTAAAACGACGATTGGCTCAGAATGTATCATCGGACCAAATTCGGATATCCGTGACAGTGAAGTGGCTGATCAAGCCGTGGTGCGTCAATCAGTCGTAACCGACAGCCGAATTGGAGCAGCTGCACAAGTCGGTCCATTTGCGCACTTACGCCAACAGGCAGTTCTCGGAGCGAACACGCGCATCGGTAACTTCGTCGAAGTGAAGAAATCCACTTTTGGTGAAGGCAGCAAATCTGCTCACTTAAGTTACGTCGGTGATGCAACAATCGGCACGAACGTTAACTTAGGTTGCGGATCGATCACAGTGAATTATGATGGAACAAATAAATTCCAAACTGTCATTGAAGACGATGCGTTCATCGGTTGTAATGTCAATTTGATTGCACCGGTCACGGTCGGTAAAAATGCGCTTGTCGCAGCAGGATCAACCGTTACGGATGATGTTCCGGAAAACGGTCTTGCCATCGCACGGGAACGTCAAATAACTAAACCAGATTACCGTTAA
- the ispE gene encoding 4-(cytidine 5'-diphospho)-2-C-methyl-D-erythritol kinase, producing MTIIVKAPAKINLVLDATAKRPDGYHDVHMVMTTVDLADRLELTELASGEIRMNAQHAYVPNDERNLAYKAAAVLKERFDIKSGVEIYLEKQIPVAAGLAGGSSDAAATLRGLNELWKLDLTLEQLAEIGAEVGSDVPFCVMGGTAIATGRGEKLEKLVSPPPCWVVLAKPTIGVSTADVYGALDLETAERPDVEAMIDAVKNQDFTAICDALGNVLESVTLPMHPEVEQIKAFMTSCGAEGVLMSGSGPTVFALTEHENRAQRLYNGLRGFCNEVYVVRLLGENH from the coding sequence ATGACGATTATTGTAAAAGCTCCAGCGAAAATCAATTTAGTATTGGATGCGACGGCGAAACGTCCGGATGGTTATCATGATGTACATATGGTAATGACGACGGTGGATTTGGCAGATCGTCTCGAGTTGACGGAACTAGCGTCCGGCGAGATTCGGATGAATGCCCAACATGCATATGTGCCGAATGATGAACGCAACTTAGCGTATAAAGCAGCAGCGGTTTTAAAGGAACGGTTCGACATCAAGAGCGGGGTTGAAATCTACTTAGAAAAACAAATCCCGGTCGCAGCAGGTCTTGCGGGCGGCTCGAGTGACGCGGCAGCCACGTTGCGCGGGCTGAACGAATTGTGGAAGCTCGATTTGACACTTGAACAGTTGGCGGAAATCGGAGCAGAAGTGGGATCGGATGTCCCGTTTTGTGTCATGGGCGGAACCGCGATTGCAACGGGACGCGGAGAGAAGCTCGAGAAACTAGTATCCCCTCCGCCTTGTTGGGTCGTACTGGCGAAACCGACGATTGGTGTCTCAACAGCCGATGTTTACGGAGCACTGGATTTAGAAACAGCGGAACGTCCGGATGTCGAAGCGATGATTGATGCGGTCAAGAACCAAGATTTCACGGCGATTTGTGATGCCCTTGGCAATGTCCTTGAATCAGTGACGTTACCGATGCATCCGGAGGTCGAACAAATCAAGGCTTTCATGACGAGTTGCGGGGCGGAAGGTGTCCTGATGAGCGGTAGCGGTCCGACTGTCTTTGCCTTGACGGAACATGAAAACCGGGCTCAACGTCTCTATAACGGATTACGAGGATTTTGTAATGAAGTCTACGTCGTTCGTCTTTTAGGGGAAAACCATTGA
- the rnmV gene encoding ribonuclease M5, which produces MMRKRLKEVIVVEGRDDTTRLQEVFDVDTIETNGSAVNEQTLQRIAKALERRGVIVFTDPDFPGDRIRARINERVPGCKQAYLPRADAKDKRGKIGVEHASPEAIERALGAVYETEEQHDAEVTRDMILAADLIGGPAASKRRKRLGQVLAIGEPNAKQLVKRVASIRITKQEWEDALKQIEEEQD; this is translated from the coding sequence ATGATGCGGAAACGCTTAAAAGAAGTCATCGTCGTTGAAGGACGCGATGATACGACACGCTTACAGGAAGTATTCGATGTCGATACAATTGAAACAAACGGTTCGGCCGTCAACGAACAGACATTACAACGCATTGCCAAAGCGCTTGAACGCCGTGGTGTCATCGTGTTTACCGATCCCGACTTCCCGGGTGACCGGATTCGGGCACGGATCAATGAACGGGTACCGGGATGTAAACAAGCCTACCTGCCACGGGCAGACGCAAAAGATAAACGCGGGAAAATCGGTGTCGAACATGCATCACCGGAAGCAATCGAACGGGCACTTGGTGCGGTATATGAGACAGAAGAGCAGCATGATGCCGAAGTGACACGGGATATGATTCTCGCCGCCGATCTGATCGGGGGACCGGCAGCCTCGAAACGTCGGAAACGGTTGGGACAAGTGCTTGCCATTGGTGAACCGAATGCCAAACAACTCGTCAAACGTGTCGCGTCGATCCGAATCACGAAACAGGAATGGGAAGACGCTTTGAAACAGATAGAGGAGGAACAGGATTGA
- a CDS encoding TatD family hydrolase, translating to MLIDTHTHLNSDQFDGDVDETIERARANGVSPMIVVGFDHKTIDRAMELVEQYDDLYAVIGWHPVDSIDFDDAAYEKVERLMDHPKVVALGEIGLDYHWDTSPKDIQDAAFRKQIRLAKQKNKPIVIHNREATEDTLRILEEENAKEVGGILHSYSMSAELLPRCLAMNFYISLGGPVTFKNAKMPKRVAQEVPLDRLLVETDCPYLTPTPYRGKRNEPAYVRFVAEEIAQLRGMMYADVEQATTENAKRVFRLP from the coding sequence ATGTTGATTGACACACACACACATTTAAACTCGGATCAGTTTGACGGAGATGTCGATGAGACGATTGAGCGGGCACGCGCAAACGGTGTATCTCCGATGATCGTCGTTGGTTTTGATCATAAGACGATTGACCGGGCAATGGAACTCGTTGAACAGTATGATGATCTCTACGCCGTCATCGGATGGCATCCGGTCGATTCGATTGATTTCGACGATGCTGCCTATGAAAAGGTGGAACGTTTAATGGACCATCCGAAAGTCGTTGCCCTTGGAGAAATCGGACTGGATTACCACTGGGATACTTCTCCGAAGGATATTCAGGACGCAGCGTTTCGAAAGCAGATTCGCTTGGCGAAACAAAAAAATAAACCGATCGTCATCCATAACCGGGAGGCGACAGAAGATACGCTCCGCATCTTGGAAGAAGAAAACGCAAAAGAAGTCGGTGGCATTTTACACAGCTATAGCATGAGTGCAGAACTGTTACCACGTTGCCTGGCAATGAATTTCTACATTTCCCTCGGAGGACCGGTGACGTTCAAAAATGCGAAGATGCCTAAACGCGTCGCACAAGAAGTGCCGCTTGACCGGTTATTGGTCGAGACCGACTGTCCGTATCTGACACCAACGCCATATCGCGGAAAACGAAATGAACCGGCGTATGTCCGATTCGTTGCGGAAGAAATCGCACAGTTGCGCGGGATGATGTACGCTGATGTCGAACAGGCGACGACTGAGAACGCGAAACGCGTCTTCCGCCTTCCATGA